atatggttaaaagaaaaaaatgatggtGGATGGGTTTTGGGTCCGCCCAGTACGTAACACGGACACAAAATCTAGTTAAgataagaagataagaagaatatTCGTCCACTGACGGTCCACATCTACAATGTTACACTTGACATCCTTTGAAAGCACATGGAGCGGAGGAGAGGCGTAAGATCATTTTAGCTATCACTCGGGTGGTAGCGATATACCGAATTTTAACTTTAGATAGTATAATTGTTTGTTTACCGGAAAGTTTGCAACCAGAAATCGAGGGAGATGAATGTTACTCTATCTCTTATGCCCGCCAAAACCTTACCCAAAATAACAACCATTTCTGAGTTCCCCAACAACCCTAAGACCCTAATATTAGAACAATGCAAAACTATCAAAGACATCAATCAAATCCATACTCATGTAATCAAAACTGGTCTTATTCTCAATCCTTCAGCAGTAGAAAACCTCCTTGAATCCATTGCACTAGTTCTTCCAAGTAGTATGGATTATGCCTTGGCCATTTTTAATCAAGTCCAACAGCCTCAACCAGAGGCTTATAACATTTTGATTAGAGGATTCAATTTGAATCAAAACCCAGAAAAAGCAATTTTATTATTCAAACAAATGAAAGAGAATTGTATAGAACCTGATAAATATAccttttcttgtattttgaaatcTTGTTCTATATTACATGGATTGCAAGAAGGTAAACAGATTCAAGCTCATATTATGAAATCTGGGTTCGGATCTTCTGGGTTTGTTCAGAATACTTTGATTCATATGTACGCTAATTGTGGGAAAATCGATATTGCTCGTAGGGTGTTCGATGAAATGTCAGAAAGAGGAGTCATTACTTGGAATTCCATGTTTGCGGGTTATACTACAAGTTCCTGCTGGGAAGAAGTAATTGAGCTGTTTCAAGAGATGTTGAAGTCTGATTTTGGGTTTGATGTGGTCACGATAATTAGTGTTCTAACTGCTTGCGGGAGATTAGGGAATTTAGAGTTGGGAGAATGGTTGAGTGACTATATTGTTGAAGATGGTTTAACTGGGAACTTGAACTTGGTTACTTCTCTTATTGATATGTATGCAAAATGTGGTAAAATTGATGTTGCAAGGAGTTTATTTGATAAGTTGCTGAGAAGAGATGTAGTTGCATGGAGTGCTATGATTTCGGGTTATAGTCAAGCTAGTCGATGTAGGGAAGCATTAGATTTGTTTCAGGAGATGCAAAGGGAAAATATAGAACCAAATGAGATTACTATGGTTAGTGTTCTTTCTTCTTGTGCAGTTATGGGTGCTTTTGAAATTGGAAAATGGTGTCATTtctttgtgaagaagaagagaataaagctAACAGTAACTCTAGGTACTGCTTTGATGGACTTTTACGCGAAATGTGGATCGGTAGAGAATTCCCTTGATGTGTTCAAGAAGATGCCTGTGAAAAATGTTTTGTCTTGGACTGTATTGATCCAAGGACTTGCAAGTAATGGTGAAGGAAGAAAGGCTCTTGAATACTTCTCCCAGATGAGGATAAGGAACATTGAACCAAATGATGTTACTTTCATTGGAGTTTTATCTGCTTGTAGTCATGCAGGCTTGATTGATGAAGGTCGTGAATTTTTCGTTAGCATGAACAGAGATTATGGTATTGATCCGAGAATTGAGCATTATGGATGCATGGTTGACATTCTTGCTCGAGGCGGATTCATTATAGAAGCTTATCAATTTATAAAGAACATGCCTATGGAACCAAATGCTATTATCTGGAGAACATTACTGGCCTCATGTaaggttcataaaaatgttgaaatgggGGAAGAGTCTTTGAGACAATTGGTTAAGTTGGAGCCCGCACATAGTGGGGATTATATACTTTTATCTAACGTCTATGCATCTGTAGGCAGATTTGAGGATGCAACCAAAATAAGGAGTGAGATGAGGCAGAAGGGGATCAAGAAAACACCAGGGTGTAGTTCAATTGAGATTGAAGGTGGGCTTCATGAGTTTTTTGCAGAAGACAGTGCACATCCTAAATCAGTTGAGATTTAtgatgcagtggagaaaatgatgaagcgGATTAAGTCAGCTGGCTATGTGCCAAATATAGCAGAGGCAAGATTAGAtgcagaagaagatgagaaagagTCGTCGATTTCTCACCATAGTGAGAAGTTAGCCATTGCTTTTGGTCTTATTAAAACATCTCCCGGAACTACAATTAGGATAACAAAGAACCTCAGAGTTTGTAGTGATTGTCACATCGCGACAAAGACGATCTCAAAGGTTTTCAATAGAGAAATTGTTGTTAGGGATCGAAACCGATTCCATCATTTCAAAGACGGATCCTGTTCTTGTAATGATTATTGGTAAAATGTCATTAAAACCATTTTAATAAGATTCATTTCTGTATAATGGTATTGTACAGTCTGTAGACTCTGTACCGAGCTCTGCATTTCTCGGAACCTTTAGAACtaggaattactgtttagtccagaaaTGAGAGGACCGGTTAATGTGTAGTCCACCCCTAGATTAGaattatccgctggtccaaaaacatgtttttggaccagaatctTTATTCTCTAGTCCATCCACGTGCGGTTGACACAAGACAGTAATTTAAATATGCCAAACATACCCTTCTGCAACTGTTAATCACGAACAAAACACATTCAAACTCAGTTTCTTCTCAGATTCAGTCTCTCGTTTTATCTGCTGCTGCGTTTTGGTTCATCTCAGTTTCTGGTAGTGTCTTTCAATTAGGTTCATTTCAGCTTCGAATTAGGTTCAtctgagcttcgaattaggtttatTTGAGCTTCGAACAAGGCATTTATCTTTTAATCATCTTCCTCTGCCGTTGTTCTTgaaatcttgatgaataattaggtttattctgatccgatttctaacAAAATAATTGTATATGATGTACATGTTGGAATATCAGCCTATAATCATGCTTCTAAAACTTTATTAGCTATAAATCATGCTATTCTTCATATAAGGTTAATATTATAAGCTGGTATGACAATTCATGCATCTGGATCATATATTCTGCATTTGTGTAACATTAAGATGAAAGTAGATAGGAAGTATAAGTACATACCTTAGATTAGCTCACAACAATTGAATGAAAACTTAGAAATTTCAGTTGTTTTCTATCTAGGTAGACACTTCCACTACTATCCTCTCTTGTCCTTTGAtgatggaaaaatttcttttaaaCAAGAGTTAGAATGGAGTCCACCTCATGCTAGAAAAGACATGTGTCATTCAACCTTCCATCAAGAGTTGAAAAACAGCCTCACATAGCATTATTATAACTAGTATGCCATTCTAAATAGTCTAAGAGATACTTATCCTTATGTACCCTTGAACTTACATAATTAACATGAACTAACCTTAACCTCATTGATTAGGATTAGTACTAATCCATTTTAAAGAAATACAAAACATGttttgttgctaaaccaacataGAGACTAACATCTCCCACTTGGGGCAGCAACAAAACCTTTTAAGTTTAagaaaactttacaaaaaaacagaCTTGGATTAGTGAGGTAGAAAACTATAGGCGgccaacccttttttttttttttagaaaacataATCCTACAATGAGCAACCATTCATGTATAACCTTATCCTCAAGATCAACAATATGCTAGAATTCGACTATGAAGACCCAAACACCATTTAAAAGAATCACAGGTCGTTTCCATAATCAGAAATCTAGATAGACTATTTTTCTTGAGTTAATCTTTAGGCATACTTACATAAAGGACAATAACCTTTTAATCCTCACAAAGATCCCTTTATGCCTTAAAAAAGACTTCCTTGTGATCTTAAAAGGATTTGCTAATACCTCTTTCAAGAGACTACAACATTCTTATGACCTCAAAAGAGATCTGCCAACGTATTTTAAAAGACTACCGCACTCTTATGACCTCAAAAGAGATCTGCTAACGTCTTTAAAAAGACTACCACATTCCATTTTAACCTCAAAAGATATCTGCGAACTTTAGAATGCATCAATTAAGACATTACAGCAAACACAAAATACCAAGAGCAATCATAACAAAATATGTTGATATGCAAACTGAGATATTTGATTATTTACAATCAAAGTCATACATTTATGACATATCAACAACACCCATAGAAGTTACATGCTCTTTAAACGCCTTAGGGTTCAAACCTTTAGTCATAGGATCTGCAAGCATATTATCAGTCGAAACATAAGAAATATCAATTTCCCGATTCTTGACTTTGCACTTTGCCAAGAAGTATTTAACATCTATATGTCACACTCTTCCTTTCCCTTGATTGTCTTTCGCAAATCTAATTGCAGATTGATTGTCACAGTAAAATTTGATAGTTCTAGATATAGAATCTATAACCAAAAGACTTTTCACAAAATTTCTCAGCCAAACTGCATG
This genomic stretch from Papaver somniferum cultivar HN1 chromosome 5, ASM357369v1, whole genome shotgun sequence harbors:
- the LOC113277690 gene encoding pentatricopeptide repeat-containing protein At1g08070, chloroplastic-like, with translation MNVTLSLMPAKTLPKITTISEFPNNPKTLILEQCKTIKDINQIHTHVIKTGLILNPSAVENLLESIALVLPSSMDYALAIFNQVQQPQPEAYNILIRGFNLNQNPEKAILLFKQMKENCIEPDKYTFSCILKSCSILHGLQEGKQIQAHIMKSGFGSSGFVQNTLIHMYANCGKIDIARRVFDEMSERGVITWNSMFAGYTTSSCWEEVIELFQEMLKSDFGFDVVTIISVLTACGRLGNLELGEWLSDYIVEDGLTGNLNLVTSLIDMYAKCGKIDVARSLFDKLLRRDVVAWSAMISGYSQASRCREALDLFQEMQRENIEPNEITMVSVLSSCAVMGAFEIGKWCHFFVKKKRIKLTVTLGTALMDFYAKCGSVENSLDVFKKMPVKNVLSWTVLIQGLASNGEGRKALEYFSQMRIRNIEPNDVTFIGVLSACSHAGLIDEGREFFVSMNRDYGIDPRIEHYGCMVDILARGGFIIEAYQFIKNMPMEPNAIIWRTLLASCKVHKNVEMGEESLRQLVKLEPAHSGDYILLSNVYASVGRFEDATKIRSEMRQKGIKKTPGCSSIEIEGGLHEFFAEDSAHPKSVEIYDAVEKMMKRIKSAGYVPNIAEARLDAEEDEKESSISHHSEKLAIAFGLIKTSPGTTIRITKNLRVCSDCHIATKTISKVFNREIVVRDRNRFHHFKDGSCSCNDYW